The Glycine soja cultivar W05 chromosome 6, ASM419377v2, whole genome shotgun sequence genome has a window encoding:
- the LOC114416421 gene encoding putative pentatricopeptide repeat-containing protein At1g64310 yields the protein MLIPFEWLHCELNNICKSLLRAKQLHAFLLKTHLSQDPFYATKIVRLYAANNDINSAHHLFDKTPNRSVYLWNSMIRAFAQSQRFFNAISLFRTMLGADISPDGHTYACVIRACADNFDFGMLRRVHGGAVAAGLGRDPVCCSALVAAYSKLGLVHEARRVFDGIAEPDLVLWNSLISGYGGFGLWDVGMQMFSMMRLFGMKPDGYTLAGLLVGIADSGMLSIGQGLHCLSQKSGLDSDSHVGSLLLSMYSRCKHMASAYRVFCSILNPDLVTWSALIVGYSQSGEYEKVLLFFRKLNMESKKPDSVLIASVLASIAQMANVGLGCEVHGYALRHGLELDVRVSSALVDMYSKCGFLHLGICVFRVMPERNIVSFNSVILGFGLHGCASEAFRMFDKMLEKGLVPDEATFSSLLCACCHAGLVKDGREIFQRMKHEFNIRARPEHYVYMVKLLGSAGELEEAYNLTQSLPEPVDKAILGALLSCCNICGNSELAETVAHQLFESSPADNVYRVMLSNIYAGDGRWDDVKKLRDNMTGGPRKMPGLSWIDGS from the coding sequence ATGTTGATTCCGTTTGAATGGCTCCATTGCGAACTCAACAACATTTGTAAGTCCCTCTTGAGGGCGAAGCAATTACACGCATTCCTTTTGAAGACCCATCTATCACAAGACCCCTTTTACGCTACAAAAATTGTTAGGCTCTATGCAGCCAACAACGACATTAACTCTGCCCACCATCTGTTCGACAAAACTCCCAACCGAAGTGTCTACCTTTGGAATTCCATGATTCGAGCTTTCGCGCAGTCCCAAAGATTTTTCAATGCAATCTCTCTGTTTAGAACCATGCTTGGGGCTGACATAAGTCCTGATGGTCACACCTATGCTTGTGTTATACGTGCCTGTGCTGACAACTTTGATTTCGGCATGCTAAGACGTGTTCATGGAGGTGCTGTGGCTGCAGGGTTAGGAAGGGACCCTGTTTGTTGCAGTGCACTTGTGGCTGCTTATTCAAAACTAGGCCTTGTTCATGAAGCGCGTAGAGTATTCGATGGGATCGCTGAACCGGACTTAGTTTTGTGGAATTCGTTGATTTCTGGATATGGGGGCTTTGGTCTGTGGGATGTGGGGATGCAGATGTTTAGCATGATGAGACTTTTTGGGATGAAGCCTGATGGATATACACTGGCTGGGTTGCTTGTGGGTATTGCGGATTCTGGAATGCTGAGCATTGGCCAAGGATTGCATTGCTTGAGCCAGAAGAGTGGGCTTGATTCTGATTCTCATGTTGGTAGTCTGCTGTTGAGTATGTACTCGAGATGTAAGCACATGGCTTCGGCATATAGAGTCTTTTGTAGTATTTTGAATCCCGATTTGGTCACATGGTCTGCTCTTATAGTTGGGTATTCTCAGTCTGGGGAGTATGAGAAGGTGCTGCTTTTTTTCaggaaattaaacatggaaagcAAGAAGCCAGATTCTGTTTTGATTGCCAGTGTATTGGCTTCTATTGCTCAGATGGCGAATGTAGGACTCGGATGTGAGGTACATGGTTATGCTCTTCGGCATGGATTGGAATTGGATGTCAGGGTCTCCTCTGCTCTTGTAGACATGTATTCAAAGTGTGGTTTCTTGCACTTGGGAATTTGTGTTTTCAGGGTAATGCCAGAACGGAATATTGTTTCTTTTAATTCAGTAATTTTGGGTTTTGGCTTGCATGGATGTGCTTCGGAGGCTTTCAGGATGTTTGATAAGATGCTGGAGAAAGGATTGGTACCTGATGAAGCCACATTCTCTTCTCTCCTATGTGCCTGTTGTCATGCTGGACTTGTCAAAGATGGCCGGGAGATTTTCCAGAGAATGAAACATGAATTTAACATTAGAGCTAGGCCTGAGCACTATGTTTACATGGTGAAGCTCCTTGGCAGTGCTGGAGAGTTGGAAGAAGCTTACAATCTGACCCAGTCCTTACCAGAACCTGTAGACAAGGCTATCCTAGGAGCCTTATTATCATGCTGTAATATTTGTGGAAATTCTGAGCTGGCAGAAACTGTAGCACATCAGCTTTTTGAAAGTAGTCCTGCCGATAATGTCTATAGGGTTATGCTTTCTAATATATATGCCGGTGATGGGAGGTGGGATGATGTGAAGAAGTTGAGGGATAATATGACAGGAGGCCCGAGAAAAATGCCCGGACTAAGCTGGATTGATGGCAGTTAG